In Myxococcota bacterium, the sequence CGCGACCCTGCGCGCACGCGGCTTCGAGGCCGCGAGCTCGACCTCGACCGAGGAGCCGGCGGCAGCGATCACCGAGCGCGCCGCGGAGCTCGGCGCCGACCTGGTCGCGGTCGGCACGCGCGGCCACACGGGGCTCGCGCACGTGCTCCTGGGCAGCGTGGCGGAGCGCGTGGCGCAGCTCGCTCGCGCGGCGGTGCTGACCGCGCACGCGGACTCACCGGCGCCGGCGCCCTACCGCTCGGTGCTGGTGCCCACGGACTTCTCACCCGACTCCGACGCCGCCGTGGCCTGGGCGCGCGCGCTGGTGGCGCGCACCGGCGGGCGGCTGGTGCTCCTGCACGCCTACGACCTGCCCTCGATCGCAGTCACCGGCAGCGGCTTCGCGGTGGCGAGCGTGGAGAAGGCGCTGGCGGACTCGGCGCGGCAGAAGCTCGGCGAGCTGCGCGAGTCACTGAGCGGGATCCAGGTCGAGACCGTGATCTCCGCGGCGCAACCCGACCCGGCGATCTTCGAGGCCATCGAGCGCATGCACGCCGACGCGGTGGTCATGGGCACGCGCGGGCGCACGGGCCTCGCGCACGTGCTCATGGGCAGCACCGCCGAGCGCGTGATCCGCCGCGCGCACGTTCCGGTGATCAGCGTGAAGGCGGCCTCGCCCAAGCTCTAGGGATTCGCGAGCGCGAGCCTCCAGCACAGCGCGACGAACGCCACGCTGACCGCGCCGAACGCCCACTGCGCCGGGCCGCCGAGCGGCCGG encodes:
- a CDS encoding universal stress protein, with the protein product MKKILVATDFSPHADRALAHALELAKLFSAGLELFSSGYIPAPALAAVSLGMAPGLIGQARSETAQKVETLAATLRARGFEAASSTSTEEPAAAITERAAELGADLVAVGTRGHTGLAHVLLGSVAERVAQLARAAVLTAHADSPAPAPYRSVLVPTDFSPDSDAAVAWARALVARTGGRLVLLHAYDLPSIAVTGSGFAVASVEKALADSARQKLGELRESLSGIQVETVISAAQPDPAIFEAIERMHADAVVMGTRGRTGLAHVLMGSTAERVIRRAHVPVISVKAASPKL